DNA sequence from the Lysinibacillus sp. OF-1 genome:
ACTGTTGGAAACTTACTTGGAAATGCTGCCTTAAGTATTTCGCTCACAGCCTCTATTATTCTTCATCATGTTCCAGAAGGCTTTGCTCTTTCAACCGCACTTATTTCTCAGGGGGAAAAGCTATGGAGACTTTTCATTTATTTCTTTATCTTCTCTATTTTCTTTAGTATCTTTATTTGGTTTGGACAATACTGGTCTTTACCGGAGAAAGCACAAGGGGTCTTAATGGGGATATCGATAGGATTAATTGCCACGGCTAGTATTTCTGAATTTATTTTGCATCAGCTACAGAAAGTCTCATTTAAATCATTTTTTATCTACCTCTTTTTAGGCTATTTCCTCAGCTATATTTTCCATATACTTGTGGAGTAAAAAAAGGGTGTCTCTAATATTAGAGACATCCTTTTTCATTATTCTTCTTCACTTAGTAGCATTAAAGTAAGCGTTAAAATTTTAGAAACCTCTGCACGAGTCAGATTTCCTTTCGGGTTAAACTTCCCATTCGTGCCATTTAAAATTCCTAAATGCTGTAAGAGACCAATAGCTTCTACTGTTTCTTTACGCATTTGATTTTTATCTGTGAAAGTATTAGTTGTGCTCACTTGTGAAACATTAACTTCCATACTTTCTAAATATCTAGCAGTAATGTATGCCATTTCCTCGCGTGTAACAGGCTTTTTCGGCTCAAATTTTTCACCATTAAAAATATCAATTAAGCCATACTCTTCTAGAATCGCTACTTCCTTTGCACCCCAGAATCCATTCAGGTCCGTATAAGTAGCTGGTCCCTCATAATCTTCATTTACATTTAAGCCAGATGCTCGGAAAATAATGGCCGCTAATTCTCCTCTAGTTACTTGTCCATTCGGATTAAAAGTTGTGGCAGATGTACCCGTGATAATATCAGCTTGATATAGCAATTGGATATAGCTCTCAGCCCAATGACCAATGGCATCCTTAAAATAACCACCTGGCTTTAACTCAACATCTGCACGAGCAAATACTTGAACCATATCATTTAAATCCTCTGTGCTAACAGCTTCCCATTTCCCTGCTGTATAAACTTCACTCTTAAAACCATTGCCAGTTTGCGTAATTTTTATTTGAATCGCATTACCGAATAACTTTTTAAGCTCTTCGTAGTTTTCTTTAAATTCTTTTTCTCCCTCTGGATATAGGTTTGTACCATCCTTGTAGGATTGAAGAATCGACTCTAACGAAATTTTTACTGTAATACTATTTTTCGTTGTAACAATCGAGACTTCATCATTCTCAAAGCCTATTTTAGATAGCAATAGCATTTTATAAATATCTTGATAGGACATTGCCTGTAATTGACTAGTAGCTGCAACAGCCTGCTTTGGATGGATAATATTTGCCACATTTACAGTTTCCTGTGCCTGTGCCTGTCCACCAAATCCTCCTGTTAAACATGCAATACTTAGTGCACCAGCTAACATTACTTTTTTCATCGTTCTTCCTCCTTCAATTCATACACCAAGTGTACTAAAACAGGACTTAGTAAATCTATAAAAATATGTAAATAATTCAATAATTATAAGAAAGACCTATTTATTACATACTAAAATTTTACTACTTCCCTTTTTATTTCGGCATGTATTCAATTAAGCGACAAGGTAATTTTTTATTATTTCTAAAAAAATTTAATAATATTACCGCCTTATATTAATTACTAGCATGATTTTTATGTGTGTTTCTAGTCATAGATGCTATTGAAACCATCCGCCTCACATGTCCTAAATTTAACAACGACAAACATACAATAGAAAATCATGCTTACAGGAGGCTTCTTAATGGTTATCACCCCTGGTATTAAAGATTTACCCTATGTCACGCAAGTAAATGGTACGAAGTTTTTCACTTTGATTGCAGAAGAAATAACGTGGGAGCTTGTCGATGGAATCTTCATTCAGGCGTGGGGCTACAACGGTTCCACACCTGGGCCAACCATTCGTGTTTATCCGGGGGATCATATATGTATTCGTGTCATTAATCGACTACCTGAAAAAACTAGTGTACATTGGCACGGCTTACTTGTCCCGAACACAATGGATGGTGTTCCTCCCATTGAACCGTCACCTTTTATCGAGCCAGGGCATTATTTCGATTATCATTTTACAATTAAAAACCCTCCCGGAACATATATGTATCATTCGCATGTGAATGTCGCTGTGCAAGATAATGCTGGCCTTTTAGGCGGATTTATCGTTGAAGACCCATGCTTACAAAACATTTCTCAGCACAAGGATTATCTATGCCTATTACAAGAATGGGCTGTCGATCAATTATCCTGGGGGAAGCTTACAAAAGGTACGTATCCTTTAAACTTTATTAAGCCTGAATTTAATTTCTTCACGATCAATGGCAAATGCTATCCTTTCACAAAGCCATTAGCCGTACATTTGGGTGATACTGTAAAAATTCGTTTTGGCAACATCCAAATGCATCACCATCCCATCCATTTACACGGTCACCAATTCCATGTCGTTGGGGCAGATGGTTTTCCTATCGCTAGCCACACACAAATTGCTAAAAACACCATTCTTGTTGCCTCTGGTGAAACATGGGATATAAGCTTTACGGCTAATAACCCTGGTATCTGGCCCATCCATTGCCATATGCCCCATCATGTTACAAACAATGGCGCACCTGGTATTGGGGGCATGTTTACTACAGTGAATTATCTTTAACATGGAGGACAGCTTAAAAGCTGTTCTTTTTAACGTTATATTTCTTTATTATTGGGTACATACTTGATAAGGAACATCACATAAATCTTTATATCTCTATAATATTAGAGTCTATCATTTGATTTTTATTGAAGGTTAGAAGTAGTATGGAATTGTAACGAAGGATTATCTACCTATCCACACTA
Encoded proteins:
- a CDS encoding ZIP family metal transporter, giving the protein MILGGFLFFSVSIGGAIAWIFSKLFQHTTQGLSLLCGGFLVGILVLDIIPSSFQIYQSFGIILGIFIGYFIFQLLDTLFHASHTQNPSVSLLTLAMIIHTIPISLTVGNLLGNAALSISLTASIILHHVPEGFALSTALISQGEKLWRLFIYFFIFSIFFSIFIWFGQYWSLPEKAQGVLMGISIGLIATASISEFILHQLQKVSFKSFFIYLFLGYFLSYIFHILVE
- a CDS encoding copper oxidase; its protein translation is MVITPGIKDLPYVTQVNGTKFFTLIAEEITWELVDGIFIQAWGYNGSTPGPTIRVYPGDHICIRVINRLPEKTSVHWHGLLVPNTMDGVPPIEPSPFIEPGHYFDYHFTIKNPPGTYMYHSHVNVAVQDNAGLLGGFIVEDPCLQNISQHKDYLCLLQEWAVDQLSWGKLTKGTYPLNFIKPEFNFFTINGKCYPFTKPLAVHLGDTVKIRFGNIQMHHHPIHLHGHQFHVVGADGFPIASHTQIAKNTILVASGETWDISFTANNPGIWPIHCHMPHHVTNNGAPGIGGMFTTVNYL
- a CDS encoding S-layer homology domain-containing protein, with amino-acid sequence MKKVMLAGALSIACLTGGFGGQAQAQETVNVANIIHPKQAVAATSQLQAMSYQDIYKMLLLSKIGFENDEVSIVTTKNSITVKISLESILQSYKDGTNLYPEGEKEFKENYEELKKLFGNAIQIKITQTGNGFKSEVYTAGKWEAVSTEDLNDMVQVFARADVELKPGGYFKDAIGHWAESYIQLLYQADIITGTSATTFNPNGQVTRGELAAIIFRASGLNVNEDYEGPATYTDLNGFWGAKEVAILEEYGLIDIFNGEKFEPKKPVTREEMAYITARYLESMEVNVSQVSTTNTFTDKNQMRKETVEAIGLLQHLGILNGTNGKFNPKGNLTRAEVSKILTLTLMLLSEEE